GATCACCTTATCAATGCGCCCTTGTTCAGTCGTGATGGTAAAGGTCTCGGTCATGCGGACACCGCCTTGTCGCGATCAAATAAAATAAAAACCAAAACCAGAATCACCCCGAACGTGATGCACATATCAGCAAAATTAAAAATAGCGTTGAACCGCCACTGATCCAAAAATTCAAGGTGAAACATATCCGTGACGTATTGAAACCGCAGCCGATCAATGAAGTTACCAATCGCCCCTGCCGTGATCAGTGTCAGGCCCAGCCGATACACCGGCTTATGCAAGCTATCACGCCAAAGCAACGCGACGACCACAAACGCTAGAACCGTTGTAACATAGAAGAACCACTGTTTCCCTTCAAACATGGAAAAAGCCGCACCGGTATTACGGATGTGTGTGAGATCAATCACGCCCGGAATCAGTTGCTGGCTTTCGCCAAGTGGAATATGCGCGCTCACCCAGGTTTTAATGACAAAATCAATCAAAACCAAGACAGCTGCAACGATCACATAAATAAACACAGATGTTCCCCCTGAATAAATGACATTTGCCTTTAAGTGTACCGCGCCAAAAGAAAAACCGCCATTCGAAAAATGACGGTTACATCTTGTGCCGAAAACATGGATGATTTAAAAGAGTCCGGAAATTTTACCATCATCGGTGACATCCATGTTTAAAGCGGCTGGCGCTTTTGGTAGTCCCGGCATGGTCAAAACGGTTCCGGTCATGACGACTAAGAACCCTGCCCCAAGCTTAGGGATAATGTCGCGTACGTGAATCGTAAATCCTTCAGGTGCCCCTAATGTTTTGGGGTTATCGGTCAATGAATACTGGGTCTTCGCCATGCAAACCGGTAAATCCTGCCAACCATTTTTAGCGATCGTTCGCAGTGCAGCGTTGGCTTTTCCTTCATAAACAACGTCACCACCACCGTAGATCTTTTGCACAATGGTTTTGATTTTGGTTTTGACATCCTGATGCACATCATAGAGTGGCGCGAAACTTGCCGGCTGTTTCAAGGCATCCAACACCGCATCTGCCACTGCTAAACCACCGCGGCCGCCGTCAGCCCAAACCGTTGCGGTAACAGCTTTGACGTTTAATTTTGCGCAATCATCGATAAGCCACTGAACCTCGGCATCTGTATCGCTTGTGAAGCGGTTAACGGCTACCACAACAGGCACGCCATAGCCCTGCATGCTGTGAATATGCCGCTTAAGGTTCGCAAAACCTTGAGCCAAGGCATCCAGGTTTTCCTGTTGTAAATCAGCTAACGCAACGCCACCGTTGTATTTCAGGGCGCGAACCGTTGCCACAATAACCACGGCATCCGGGGTTTTACCCAAAACCGGTGTCTTAATATCCATGAACTTTTCGCCACCAAGGTCAGCGCCGAAACCTGCCTCGGTAATGGCGATGTTCCCCAGTTGCAACGCTGTCCGGGTAGCTAAAACGGAATTGCAGCCGTGGGCAATGTTGGCAAATGGGCCGCCATGAATGAACGCCGGCGTATGTTCCAGGGTCTGGACCAGATTTGGCTTCAACGCATCCCGCAATAACATGGCAATGGCGCCGGTGACCTTTAAGTCGGCCACGGTTACAGGCTTACGATCATAAGTATAGCCAATCACGATGCGACTGATGCGGGCTTTGAGATCCGCGATGTTTTCCGCAAGACACAAGACGGCCATTAATTCGCTTGCGACGGTAATATCAAAACCGTCTTCACGCGGCACGCCGCTGGTTGGGCCGCCTAACCCGATCGTGACGTGGCGCAATGCACGATCGTTAATATCCAAAGCGCGCTTCCAAAGAATTCGCCGTGGGTCGATATTAAGTGTGTTGCCTTGTTGCAGATGGTTGTCGATTAAGGCTGCGAGGGTGTCGACCGCGGTTGTCAGAGCGTGCATGTCACCGGTGAAATGTAAGTTGATGTCTTCCATCGGCACAACCTGCGCATAACCGCCGCCGGTTGCTCCGCCTTTCATCCCCATCACCGGGCCTAATGATGGCTCCCGCAATGCGATGACGGGATGCTGACCGCGCTGCTGAAGCGCATCGCCTAAGCCAACCGTAATCGTCGATTTGCCTTCACCAGCTGGAGTCGGGTTAATCGAGGTCACCAAAACAAGCTTGCCAAAAGGCTTGTCTTTTAACGCATTGAGAGCCGCGAAGCTAAGTTTGGCTTTAGACTTGCCATAAAGTTCCAGATCATCATCGGTCAGGCCTAGATTTGCTGCAACTTTCGTAATTGGCCACATTGAGGTCGCTTCATTGGCCTGGGCAATTTCAATATCAGACATACAACACACTCCTTATTTAGTTGATGTTTCCAATCCTTTTTCGATCAACGCCACGATCTTTTGCTTTCGTTTTTTACCGAACATCAGGAACGAAACCCGACCGTATTGTTTGGTTTTAAGCATAACTGTCAAATGGCCGGACGTAAACCCCTCAATTTCGCTCCAGGACAGATTGATCGTATTACTTTTAAAAAGACTGGTTAATCGGATGCCTTTTTCAGTCGCAATCAGGCGAAGCAGCAAAATCTGGCCGATAGCCGTCAAAATCGTAATCGCCGCAATCGCAATCGCCAGCCATGAAGGTTTCGTACTTTCCAGCTGGACGATGATCGCCAAGCTGAGACCGATCACGATCGCGCTCCAAAACATGCTAAAATCGATCCAGGCAGGTTGATAATGTGTTCGATAGTCAGCCAATTTGTCACTTCCTTAGGAGAAATCATGCTTAAACTATACACAGATGGCGCTACAAAAGGCAACCCAGGCCCGACTGGCATTGGCATTCTGGTCAGCGGTTTGCCTCAGCAAATCCAACGACATGCCGCTTTACCACCGATGACCAATCATGAGGCGGAATTTGCTGCTGCGATTGCTGGATTTGAACTATTAATCGATGCTAAGTTAACAACCGCGCCAGTCGCCTTTTATAGTGACTCCAAGCTCGTCGTTCAGGCGATTGAGAAACGCTACGCCAGACATTATCCTGCCTTAACAGCAGAATTGCTGGCCTTGATTGACCGGTTTCCGCTTGTGCTGCCTAACTGGTTGCCCGATCGTCAAAACCGTGGTGCTCACACGTTGGCTCAGCAAGGGTTACGTGAAGCAGAGACGAAAAGTTAATTTTTCGCCAAAAAGAGACCGTGACATTCCATTATTCGGAATATCGCGGCCTCTTTTGGCATGAACATAGATTTTTAAAGTAAGGTATCGCCTTAGCCGAAAGACTTCAGCACCCGTGATTACATGAATACCTTAAACTGACTGGTACGATCCATATAATCCTTATCTTGTGCCGGTGCCTCGATGGAACCAAACGGCATCTGGGCACGCAATTGCCAGTTTTGTGGGATATCAAAGGCGTCGCTGACAAGCTCATCAATGATGGGATTGTAGTGTTGCAGATTTGCACCAATGCCATTGTTAGCTAAGGCCACCCATGTGTTGAGTTGAGCCGATCCCTGAGCCTGCTCTGCCCAAGTTGCAAAGTTATCTGCGTACAGCGGGAAGTCATGCTCCAGCTGCTTCACGATGTCGGTATCGGTAAAGTACATAATCGTTGCATAGGCGGCTTTGAAGCCAGCTACTTTTTTCTTGGTTGCCTCGTAGGCTTCCTCAGTCGGAACTTCACTTTTCAAGCGCTTGACCACGATATCCCAAAGCTTGTCGTGTTGTCCGCCAAATAGGAAAACTGCTCGGGTTGTTTGCGAATTGAAGGCCGTTGGTGTTGCCTGAATGACAGATTCAACTTGTTCGATGATGTCATCGTCTTTTTGCTTAACATCTTTGCCGAGTGCGTAGATGGAACGGCGTTGCTTGAGAAGATTCAGAAGATCTTGATTCACAGGAAAACCACCTTTTTCTATTAATGGCCACATTGTCACGCATGTATCCGACAACCTAGCTATTCACTAGCCATCAGGAAAGACAATGCGAAAAAATGTAGCAGAACAAAAGTAAGTGTACCAACTCACTATTAGTAAGTAAACCCCTTGAGCAATATTTTTTCAGAAAGTGCAACATATGGCTCGATCATCAGGTCACGATCACACTTAAGCGTATTTACCAGAAGGGATTGTTTCCGTTAACGTGACAGAGATAGGTGGCTTGGGTACAATGAAACTATTCTTCCTGGAGGTGTGCTATGTCGCTGATCACCTGGCTAATTATTATTATTTTGGTTTTGAACACCACGGGTGCGATTTTTACGGTTCTTCGTGAAGTTCGCGACATTTCGACAACCTGGGCCTGGTTGCTGGTGTTGATTTTCCTGCCAATCATCGGCTTCGGTTTTTATCTGTTCGCGGGTCGCGGACTCTCGACCAAAAAACTGCGCCGGATTCAGCGTGAGTATGAGTCTGGGGTCAAAGCGTTTGTGTCGCTTCAAAAACACGAAAATGCCCGAAATAAACTTTTGCCGCCTACTGATTACACTCCGGCGGCAAAAGCTCTGACCGCCTTTTTCCTGAATACGGCCCAGGCACCAGTGCTGGCCCATAACCAGGTTCAGCTTTATACCGATGGCGAAAAGAAGTTTGCTGCGTTGTTTCGCGACATTGAAAGCGCCAAGCACTACATTTATATCGAGTATTACACCATTTATAATGATGAATTAGGCAATCAGTTTCAGCAATTATTGATTAAAAAGGCCAAACAAGGTGTGACGGTTAAGGTTTTATATGACGCTTGGGGGTCGATGGGTGCCTCGGCAAAATGGTGGCGCCGACTAACCGATGTCGGTGGCCAAGCTGAAAGCTATTTTAGCTCCAAACATCCGATTACCGACTTTCGCTTGAATTACCGCGATCATCGCAAAATCGTTGTGATTGATGATCACATCGGCTATATTGGCGGCTTCAACGTCGGCGATCAGTATGTTTCCCGTAAACCAAAATTCGGCTATTGGCGCGATACCCACCTGCGTATCATCGGTAACACCATTTATGCGCTGAAAATTCGCTTCACAATGGATTGGAATGCGACGGTCGGTGAACAGGACGAGATTGCCTACAACGTCGAGCAATATAGTACCGAAAATCGCTCAAACGAGAGCATGACGGCTGGCAGCACACCGATTCAAATTGTCGCATCGGGACCTGATCGCCCTACCCAGCAAATCAAGTTAGGTTACACCAAGCTGATCACCAGCGCTACCAAGTCGGTTTGGATTCAAAGCCCTTACTTGGTTCCGGATGACACGGTGATTGATGCGCTCGTTTCCGCCGCCATGTCGGGCATTGATGTCCGAATCATGATTCCCGATATGCCGGATCATCCATTTATTTTCCGTGCGACCCAGTACTATGCCACCTATCTGGCTCGTGCTGGCGTAAAGATTTACCATTATCAACATGGTTTCATGCATGCAAAAACCGTGGTTGTCGACGATGCCATTGCTAGTGTCGGGTCAGCTAATTTTGATATTCGTAGTTTTAAGCTGAATTTCGAGGTCAATGCCTTTATTTATGATCGTAAGGTTGCCGGAACACTTGCCGAAATATTTGAGGCTGATATGAAGCAAAGCTACCTACTGACGCCAGCGATCATTGCTAGTCAAAGCCGCTGGTTACGCTTCAAACAGGACTTTTCCCGGCTTCTGTCGCCGATTTTGTAAGCCAGCCTGTAAGTCATCAAAAATTGAACAATGTTGTCACAAAAACGCCGCGTCAGCATGGGGCACCGAGGCGGCGTTTTTGTGACCGAAATATAGCATTTTCAAAATAATCATATGTGTTTAGCTGATCGCCATAATGGCAGTGAAGAAGGCTTGATGAGTTGGCTGA
Above is a window of Lacticaseibacillus casei DSM 20011 = JCM 1134 = ATCC 393 DNA encoding:
- the lspA gene encoding signal peptidase II, yielding MFIYVIVAAVLVLIDFVIKTWVSAHIPLGESQQLIPGVIDLTHIRNTGAAFSMFEGKQWFFYVTTVLAFVVVALLWRDSLHKPVYRLGLTLITAGAIGNFIDRLRFQYVTDMFHLEFLDQWRFNAIFNFADMCITFGVILVLVFILFDRDKAVSA
- a CDS encoding formate--tetrahydrofolate ligase; translated protein: MSDIEIAQANEATSMWPITKVAANLGLTDDDLELYGKSKAKLSFAALNALKDKPFGKLVLVTSINPTPAGEGKSTITVGLGDALQQRGQHPVIALREPSLGPVMGMKGGATGGGYAQVVPMEDINLHFTGDMHALTTAVDTLAALIDNHLQQGNTLNIDPRRILWKRALDINDRALRHVTIGLGGPTSGVPREDGFDITVASELMAVLCLAENIADLKARISRIVIGYTYDRKPVTVADLKVTGAIAMLLRDALKPNLVQTLEHTPAFIHGGPFANIAHGCNSVLATRTALQLGNIAITEAGFGADLGGEKFMDIKTPVLGKTPDAVVIVATVRALKYNGGVALADLQQENLDALAQGFANLKRHIHSMQGYGVPVVVAVNRFTSDTDAEVQWLIDDCAKLNVKAVTATVWADGGRGGLAVADAVLDALKQPASFAPLYDVHQDVKTKIKTIVQKIYGGGDVVYEGKANAALRTIAKNGWQDLPVCMAKTQYSLTDNPKTLGAPEGFTIHVRDIIPKLGAGFLVVMTGTVLTMPGLPKAPAALNMDVTDDGKISGLF
- a CDS encoding EbsA family protein codes for the protein MADYRTHYQPAWIDFSMFWSAIVIGLSLAIIVQLESTKPSWLAIAIAAITILTAIGQILLLRLIATEKGIRLTSLFKSNTINLSWSEIEGFTSGHLTVMLKTKQYGRVSFLMFGKKRKQKIVALIEKGLETSTK
- a CDS encoding ribonuclease HI family protein, coding for MLKLYTDGATKGNPGPTGIGILVSGLPQQIQRHAALPPMTNHEAEFAAAIAGFELLIDAKLTTAPVAFYSDSKLVVQAIEKRYARHYPALTAELLALIDRFPLVLPNWLPDRQNRGAHTLAQQGLREAETKS
- a CDS encoding nitroreductase family protein; amino-acid sequence: MNQDLLNLLKQRRSIYALGKDVKQKDDDIIEQVESVIQATPTAFNSQTTRAVFLFGGQHDKLWDIVVKRLKSEVPTEEAYEATKKKVAGFKAAYATIMYFTDTDIVKQLEHDFPLYADNFATWAEQAQGSAQLNTWVALANNGIGANLQHYNPIIDELVSDAFDIPQNWQLRAQMPFGSIEAPAQDKDYMDRTSQFKVFM
- the cls gene encoding cardiolipin synthase, whose product is MSLITWLIIIILVLNTTGAIFTVLREVRDISTTWAWLLVLIFLPIIGFGFYLFAGRGLSTKKLRRIQREYESGVKAFVSLQKHENARNKLLPPTDYTPAAKALTAFFLNTAQAPVLAHNQVQLYTDGEKKFAALFRDIESAKHYIYIEYYTIYNDELGNQFQQLLIKKAKQGVTVKVLYDAWGSMGASAKWWRRLTDVGGQAESYFSSKHPITDFRLNYRDHRKIVVIDDHIGYIGGFNVGDQYVSRKPKFGYWRDTHLRIIGNTIYALKIRFTMDWNATVGEQDEIAYNVEQYSTENRSNESMTAGSTPIQIVASGPDRPTQQIKLGYTKLITSATKSVWIQSPYLVPDDTVIDALVSAAMSGIDVRIMIPDMPDHPFIFRATQYYATYLARAGVKIYHYQHGFMHAKTVVVDDAIASVGSANFDIRSFKLNFEVNAFIYDRKVAGTLAEIFEADMKQSYLLTPAIIASQSRWLRFKQDFSRLLSPIL